Proteins encoded in a region of the Uloborus diversus isolate 005 chromosome 1, Udiv.v.3.1, whole genome shotgun sequence genome:
- the LOC129234658 gene encoding uncharacterized protein LOC129234658 has protein sequence MLTSVSTDNFLLGLRRFIARRGRPSIIYSDNGKNFVGAKNQLSKIDWKKIQDETTASSIAWIFIPPSAPWWGGFWERLVGVLKRILRKVLGQTSLDYEEMLTVLCDCESIINSRPLTYVSDDVQDLTPITPSMFLQEIREIGVPDLDVLDHQKLNKRHAYTQKIRKDLRSRFRVEYLGQLRQPVTNRNTSPVLKVGDLVIVWTDNCKRIDWPLGRVLEVFTSKDGCVRVAKVKTKTGVFIRPVKKLCSLELGAVSSCDLQKLKPLL, from the coding sequence ATGTTGACTTCAGTGTCTACAGATAACTTTCTTTTGGGGTTGAGGAGATTCATCGCGAGAAGAGGCAGACCGTCAATTATCTATTCCGATAACGGAAAGAACTTCGTTGGCGCAAAAAACCAATTAAGCaagattgattggaaaaagattcAAGATGAAACTACTGCTTCTTCTATTGCTTGGATTTTTATCCCCCCTTCTGCTCCCTGGTGGGGAGGATTTTGGGAAAGGTTAGTAGGAGTTTTGaagagaattttaagaaaagttttgggTCAAACATCGTTGGATTATGAAGAGATGTTAACAGTCCTCTGCGACTGTGAGAGTATAATAAATTCGCGACCGTTGACTTACGTTAGTGATGACGTTCAAGATCTTACCCCGATTACACCTTCTATGTTTTTGCAAGAGATTAGAGAAATCGGTGTTCCAGACTTAGATGTGCTGGATcatcagaaattaaataaacgtCACGCGTATACACAGAAAATACGAAAAGATCTCCGTTCGAGATTTCGAGTGGAATATCTCGGACAGTTGCGACAACCTGTGACTAATAGAAATACTTCTCCAGTTCTAAAAGTTGGTGACTTAGTTATCGTGTGGACAGATAACTGTAAAAGAATTGACTGGCCACTCGGAAGAGTTCTAGAAGTGTTCACAAGTAAGGATGGATGTGTGCGAGTTGCTAAAGTCAAGACAAAAACGGGTGTCTTCATTCGTCCTGTTAAAAAGTTGTGTTCTCTGGAGTTGGGAGCGGTGTCATCTTGTgatcttcaaaagttaaaacccCTCCTGTGA